The genomic DNA GTGTTGCTCACTCGCCGTATATTAAATACGTCTTGTTGCGTTACTCGCTAAAAACCGTACGCTAGCTCAGAGCATGTTACTCAGATGCTAATGTGGTTTGAAGCCCATATCTACTTCATTAATCCTTAATCGTCAATCGTTATTCAGCGCCGAAGACGTATAAAGCGCTTGTGCTAGTGTTCGTGGTCTGTTAGGATATTTATTACGTCCGTTAAAAACAAAAGCGGCAACAAAAACAAAAACAATTCAAAGCTCATTGCGAGCCATCGGGTTCAATAAGTAAGCCAGATGGGGGCTTTATGTGATTAAATGACTGTCGAACTGGCGGTCATTTAAGTTAGGGCGAGAATTACCTTACAAGAGTCAAGTGTCTAGCCCGGGAGGTACGTCGTACTGCCTTGATCTCGGGAGTGCCATTCCAATGGTTACTAATTTCTTTACCCGCATCTATTGCTTTAGAAAGAATGCTCCAGATCACCTCGTCGTATGGCAGCTCTAGTACAGGCTGGCAATACTGCTCGCTGTGGTACTTAGTCATAACCATCTCAGCTAGCAGTCTGCGGCTAATAGTAGCGGCGGTATCTTGTTCATTATCATTATTTACAGCAAATAAGTGAGGATATCTTTTTTTTAGAAATTGATTACTATTCGTTTTATAAACATCAATCGCTAGGTTGAGCTTTATTGTAAAAGCCCTCGGATTTGGTTCATCAGACATATTTAGGCCATCGTTAGCTAAAAGTGCTTCCTGGGGACTAAATTTTATCTTCTCTTTATCTCGCAACATCACAATATGTTATAATGAAACTAATGAAAATACAAGTAATAACATTATTCCCGCAGATGTTTGAGGGTGTTTTGGGTCAAAGTATGATGTGGAAGGCTCAAGACAAAGCTAAAGTCGAATTTGAGCTGATAGATCTGAGGCAATTTGGGTTGGGTCCCCGTCGGCAAGTTGATGATACTCCGTACGGTGGCGGTGACGGCATGCTTCTGATGATCGAGCCGCTGGTTAGAGCTATAGAATTTGCTAAAGTTAACTCGCCATCGGCCAAAGTAATTTTGCCTACGCCTCGCGGCAAAACCTACAAGCAATCGGACGCCAAGAGGCTAGCAGCAGCATCAAATGATCTGATAATCGTTTGCCCACGCTACGAAGGCTATGATGAGCGGGTTACTAATTGGGTAGACGAGCAGTTTTGCGTCGGTAATTACGTTCTAACTGGCGGCGAATTGCCGGCTATGGTAATTATCGATTCAGTTGTCAGACTCCTGCCAGGTGTGTTGGGCGGCGAAAAAAGTGTTGAGATAGAGTCCTTTCAGGAGGACGATAAAAAGATCGAGTTTCCCCAGTACACCAGACCCGAAAAGTTCAGGGGCCAAAATGTGCCCAAGGTGCTATTAAACGGGCATCACGCAGAAATTGAAAAGTGGCGAGCCGAAAACTAACATTAAACTTGCATGATCTGCATGTAAAGCGTATAATCACGTTTAATAAGTAGTGTATCGGAGGAGATATAATGGGACGTGCTAGAGCTATAGGTTTAACAGTAGGATTATTTGGTGCTGGAGTTGGTGGGTCGTTGCTAAAAGGGGGAGAGGTTAGCGCACACGTGCCTTTAGTTACTCCGACCTGTGACTCTCTGGATATCGATCTATCAAGGTATGAGGATAATGGTACGGGCCAAAACAACATTATCAGAGTTGTTGTAGATGGTACTCTAGTTACGAACTCATTATTCGGCAGCAGATATGTCAAATCTATAGAGCTGAATCCCGCACAGAAACATGACTATGAGGTCACAGTAGACGCCAACAGGTTGATTGGCGATCCTGTAAAATGGGATTTTTCAACTAGCGGTACCACTGAGAAGTGCGTGTCTCCAACCGACCCCACAGAAAGTACCGAAGCTTCAACGACTACATCCACCACCGAAGCTCCAACTACGACTACATCTACCACTGAAGCTCCAACTACGACTACATCTACCACTGAAGCTCCAACTACGACTACGTCGACAACTGAAGCCCCAACTACGACTACATCTACCACTGAAGCTCCAACTACGACTACGTCGACAACTGAAGCCCCAACTACGACTACTACATCTACCACTGAAGCTCCAACTACGACTACATCCACCACTGAGGCTCCTACAACTACCACAACCACCGAAGCTCCAACTACGACTACATCTACCACTGAGGCTCCTACAACTACCACAACCACCGAAGCTCCAACAACGACTACATCCACCACTGAAGCTCCAACAACGACTACATCCACCACTGAGGCTCCTACAACCACCTCAACCACTGAAGCTCCAACAACGACAACTACCGAAGCCCCAACAACGACTTCAGCCACAGAAGCTCCAACAACCACAACAACTTCTGATGTTGTGCACACTACAACCACTGTTAGCGACAGAGAGACTCCAGGCACCGGTTCAGAACCAGGCGGCGTAGTATTATGGGCCAGTATAATTACTGGTTCAGGGTTAGCGATCTACGGTGCATCGCGTATTAGGAAAAGGACTGTCTAGCTCTTCTTCGGCCTAATCAGCAGCCATAGTACTTCTGCTAAAATCAGGAAGAATACACAGTAAAACCCTACTTCTATGGCAAGCTCTGCTTTGTAGCCTTCGTTGAAATGCGTATGGAAGTACCACCAAGCGCTAAGTATATATAAGGCAATCGTGCATAGGGTGGTGACAAGTATTGAAAACTTTTTTAGCAGCAGTGAAGAAACCACAATCGGCAGAGTAAACAATATTACGGCTCTACTCGACATACCGCGCTGAGTGTAAATACTGAAAGTTGCGAGAGCTAGATCGGCAGTTATTAGAGCCCAGATAACTCTCCTATGATGGCCGTGATCTCTGTTTGGTTTTGAAGAGTAAAACCAGGCTAAAATGTAGACGCTGGTTACGACAAAAAGCGCTAGCCAACGCTGTTTGGCAGCGAAAGGTGTGATTAGATTCCAGGCATCAGAGAGGACGATGTAGACTGCATAAATTAATGCTAGAACTATGTGTAGTTTAGCCGCAGGTCTTGAAACAGATTCTAGCCAATGATCGAGTTTTTTTTCGATGACTTTTTGTTTTTTCATTAACCTAATAAGTAAAGCATAAAACAAGATCCTGCGCAAAAAAGTTCACAGGATCTTGATTGTTATCGTAATTTTTAGGCTTCTACGATTTCGGCATCGGCGGAAGCTCGTGCAACAGCCTCACAGCCTCGCTTGGCACCTGCTTTGTCGGCGTATTCTTCGCCTGTAGCAACTACTTCGCCATTACCGGCTTTTAGACGCCAACGGTAACCGTTTTTACTTTCATAAATCTCAAATTTTGCTGCCATGTTTAAGTAACCTCCTTAATTTAGTATCTTCATTTTACTCTCTCCGTGGCCTATCGGTCTACGGAAAATGGCTATTGTTGACATTAAGACTATAATAAAAGCATAAGACTAAAG from Candidatus Saccharibacteria bacterium includes the following:
- a CDS encoding DUF1508 domain-containing protein; amino-acid sequence: MAAKFEIYESKNGYRWRLKAGNGEVVATGEEYADKAGAKRGCEAVARASADAEIVEA
- the trmD gene encoding tRNA (guanosine(37)-N1)-methyltransferase TrmD yields the protein MKLMKIQVITLFPQMFEGVLGQSMMWKAQDKAKVEFELIDLRQFGLGPRRQVDDTPYGGGDGMLLMIEPLVRAIEFAKVNSPSAKVILPTPRGKTYKQSDAKRLAAASNDLIIVCPRYEGYDERVTNWVDEQFCVGNYVLTGGELPAMVIIDSVVRLLPGVLGGEKSVEIESFQEDDKKIEFPQYTRPEKFRGQNVPKVLLNGHHAEIEKWRAEN